A region from the Serinus canaria isolate serCan28SL12 chromosome 10, serCan2020, whole genome shotgun sequence genome encodes:
- the LOC103816066 gene encoding LOW QUALITY PROTEIN: ras-related and estrogen-regulated growth inhibitor-like protein (The sequence of the model RefSeq protein was modified relative to this genomic sequence to represent the inferred CDS: deleted 2 bases in 2 codons), translated as MGLVGPLGAVGSAGLSACRAEFYTRLGPSEGLGHARMGLRLPLRRSTSFTPDHPALMEVPGPAALKMEANVLVMGADNVGKSALTVRFLTRRFIGEYGDMEFIYSHNLTVDGREILLHIWDVPSSQEQAEDGSSEEKRIQWADSFVLVYSICDRASFNILPLKVQFIKAAKEGQCQEKVPIVIVGNKRDLHHQRVVSSEEGRLLALSLDCGFYEVSAAEAYHGALMVFHGLAKLIPDTKLALKKGTGIRGIVKTMSAVFARKRTDSL; from the exons ATGGGCCTCGTGGGTCCCCTGGGTGCCGTGGGAAGCGCTGGGCTGTCGGCT TGCCGAGCCGAGTTCTACACACGGCTGGGACCGTCCGAGGGGCTCGGCCACGCTCGG ATGGGGCTCCGGCTCCCGCTGCGCCGGAGCACCAGCTTCACCCCCGACCACCCTGCCCTCATGGAGGTGCCTGGCCCCGCTGCCCTGAAGATGGAAGCAAACGTCCTTGTCATGGGAGCAGACAACGTAGGGAAATCAG CTCTGACCGTGCGTTTCCTGACCCGGCGCTTTATTGGAGAGTATGGAGACATGG AATTCATCTACAGCCACAACCTGACTGTGGATGGCCGAGAGATTCTCTTACACATCTGGGatgtccccagctcccag gagcaggcagaggatggCTCCTCAGAGGAGAAGCGAATCCAGTGGGCAGACAGCTTTGTCCTGGTCTATAGTATCTGTGACCGTGCCAGCTTCAACATCCTGCCCCTCAAAGTCCAGTTCATCAAGGCTGCCAAggaggggcagtgccaggagaaggTGCCCATTGTCATTGTGGGCAACAAACGGGACCTGCACCACCAGCGTGTGGTGTCCAGCGAGGAGGGGCGGCTCCTGGCCCTCTCTTTAGACTGTGGTTTCTATGAGGTCTCTGCAGCTGAGGCCTATCACGGGGCCCTCATGGTCTTCCATGGACTGGCCAAGCTCATCCCAGACACCAAGCTGGCCCTGAAGAAGGGCACAGGGATCCGGGGTATCGTCAAGACCATGTCAGCTGTGTTTGCCCGCAAGCGAACAGACTCCCTGTGA
- the PLIN1 gene encoding perilipin-1 translates to MTVKKTQALQDGSGKENVLQRVLQLPVVSSTCQTLQRKYSSTKESHPLMASVCEVYERGVQGAGALAMWGMEPVVRRLEPQFAVANNLACRGLDHLEEKIPALQYPVDKLASELKDTISCPLQSAKSTIGSSMDKIIELAAEGYEATKSTVETTAKYTRKNSVTQMAAAGVDTALGGLEKLMEYLLPEEDEEADKKPKKKRLSTPKVSQQQPSTTTTPSTPSATRSPNAPSATRAPSAPKAPSAPRTYSAYSTPSAPSAPSTPSAPSAPSAPSAPSTLGRIGALVSTVSHRAYQQTTQSLQRAKTKGQELASWIPILGSLAKPSAPAAPQARSDGQGTAGWLTRRHSKAPEQKQEKAGKKDTNHAKAGQDPGLVGSVAHNLQTACASGISSVKKVPAVAWDAAEGLILFTPRRLSRAMETVDALGGTLVSAPKHLLGTLYSYVPLRRQSVKEEEASRANKTNTEKKEKKEEEEETKPAAPSTEEKSQLRSDWRLYRGHHPLSFLGLEDPLFLRHGYYRSPALEPEYLFPRKSAFSPYNRRVSEGSYRFSPESVYSRAYYGNLYSPVYKKD, encoded by the exons ATGACCGTGAAGAAGACTCAGGCTCTGCAGGATGGAAGTGGCAAG GAGAACGTGTTGCAgagggtgctgcagctgcccgTGGTGAGCTCGACGTGCCAGACGCTGCAGCGCAAGTACAGCAGCACCAAGGAGTCCCACCCGCTGATGGCCTCGGTGTGCGAGGTGTACGAGCGGGGCGTGCAGGGCGCCGGCGCCCTGGCCATGTGGGGCATGGAGCCCGTGGTGCGCCGGCTGGAGCCGCAGT TCGCTGTGGCCAACAACCTGGCTTGCCGGGGCTTGGACCACCTAGAGGAGAagatccctgctctgcagtaCCCTGTTGACAAG CTCGCATCTGAACTGAAGGACACCATCTCCTGCCCCCTCCAAAGTGCCAAAAGCACCATTGGCAGCTCCATGGATAAGATCATcgagctggcagcagagggctATGAGGCCACCAAGAGCACAGTGGAAACGACAGCCAAGTACACAAGGAAGAACTCAGTGACCCAgatggcagctgcaggggttgacacagccctgggagggctggagaaGCTGATGGAATACCTGTTGCCAGAGGAGGATGAAGAAGCAG ATAAGAAGCCCAAAAAGAAACGTCTGTCAACACCAAAGGTGTCCCAGCAGCAACCCAGCACTACCACCACGCCCAGCACTCCCAGTGCTACCAGGTCTCCCAATGCTCCCAGTGCTACCagggctcccagtgctcccaaggctcccagtgctcccaggacATACAGCGCATACAGCACACCCAGCGCTCCCAGcgctcccagcactcccagtgctcccagtgctcccagtgctcccagtgctcccagcacccTGGGCCGGATTGGCGCTTTGGTCAGCACCGTGTCCCACCGCGCTTACCAGCAAACCACCCAAAGCCTCCAGCGTGCCAAAACcaaagggcaggagctggcctCCTGGATCCCCATCCTG GGAAGCCTGGCCAAGCCGagtgcccctgcagccccccaggccCGCAGTGATGGGCAGGGCACCGCGGGCTGGCTGACCCGGCGCCACAGCAAGGCACCCgagcagaagcaggagaaggcagggaagAAAGACACCAACCATGCCAAG GCGGGACAGGACCCCGGGCTTGTGGGCAGTGTGGCTCACAACCTGCAAACCGCCTGCGCCTCGGGCATCTCCAGCGTGAAGAAGGTGCCAGCCGTGGCCTGGGATGCAGCTGAGGGCTTGATCCTCTTCACCCCCCGAAGGCTGTCCAGGGCCATGGAGACTGTGGATGCTCTCGGGGGGACCCTCGTCAGTGCCCCTAAGCATCTGCTGGGTACCCTGTACAGCTACGTGCCG CTCCGCAGGCAGTCggtgaaggaagaagaagcatcCAGGGCCAACAAGACCAACAcggagaagaaagagaagaaggaagaggaggaggagaccaAGCCTGCTGCCCCTTCCACCGAGGAGAAATCCCAGCTGAGGAGTGACTGGCGGCTGTACCGTGGCCATCACCCCCTGTCCTTCCTGGGGCTCGAGGACCCCCTGTTCCTGCGGCACGGCTACTACCGCAGCCCTGCCTTGGAGCCCGAGTACCTGTTCCCGCGGAAATCCGCCTTCTCCCCCTACAACAGGCGCGTGAGCGAGGGCTCCTACCGCTTCAGCCCCGAGTCCGTGTACAGCCGGGCCTACTACGGCAACCTGTACAGTCCTGTCTACAAGAAGGACTGA